A genomic segment from Micromonospora echinaurantiaca encodes:
- a CDS encoding VOC family protein — protein sequence MDRQPVRYVGVSPYLYYEDAAAALDWLARTFGFEEQVRWVDPDGVVQEAEIRAGDTVFQVCGCPGFWAERGVAGPLGQENILYVDDVDAHWANTRAAGADPQDPEDKPYGVRAYGLKDPGGHSWVFWQRLTDTVELQPGWREIRGGQVTREAVAT from the coding sequence ATGGACCGACAGCCGGTGCGGTACGTGGGTGTCAGCCCCTACCTGTACTACGAGGACGCGGCCGCGGCGTTGGACTGGCTCGCGCGCACCTTCGGCTTCGAGGAGCAGGTGCGCTGGGTCGACCCCGACGGCGTGGTCCAAGAGGCCGAGATCCGGGCGGGTGACACCGTCTTCCAGGTGTGCGGGTGCCCCGGGTTCTGGGCCGAGCGGGGGGTGGCCGGGCCGCTGGGCCAGGAGAACATCCTCTACGTCGACGACGTGGACGCCCACTGGGCCAACACCCGGGCGGCCGGCGCCGACCCGCAGGACCCGGAGGACAAGCCGTACGGGGTGCGCGCCTACGGCCTCAAGGACCCGGGCGGGCACTCCTGGGTGTTCTGGCAGCGGTTGACCGACACCGTCGAGCTGCAGCCGGGGTGGCGGGAGATCCGCGGCGGCCAGGTCACCCGGGAGGCCGTGGCGACATGA
- a CDS encoding class I SAM-dependent methyltransferase, with amino-acid sequence MTPGGGARAQAQALGGRLFQASLAAAELMTVYLGVRLGLYEALAKGPATAAEFADRAGIAPRYATEWLEQQAAAGIVTVDDVTVPADRRRYTLPEGHRMALTDTGGPWAVAPLSVLPVGGIAPALPRLAEAMRAGTGVPPDAYGEALRAAQAGMNRSVFTDLLPGWLRGALPDVHQALRRPGAAIADVGCGTGTSTLVLARTYPLARVHGFDRDADALAAARAAVPAAAADRVRFTAVDLAASAVDPAEHADPAGAAGFDLVCVLDALHDMARPVEVLAACRAMLKPTGAVLLMEPRAAERFTAPADETERFIYTVSLLHCLPQSLVDEGSVGTGAVLRPETVRRHATAAGFARATVLDVAHRFHRLYRLDLH; translated from the coding sequence ATGACCCCGGGGGGCGGGGCGCGCGCCCAGGCGCAGGCCCTCGGCGGGCGGCTGTTCCAGGCGAGCCTCGCGGCCGCCGAGCTGATGACCGTCTACCTGGGCGTCCGGCTGGGCCTCTACGAGGCGCTGGCGAAGGGGCCGGCCACCGCCGCCGAGTTCGCCGACCGGGCCGGCATCGCTCCCCGGTACGCCACCGAGTGGCTGGAGCAGCAGGCGGCGGCGGGGATCGTGACGGTCGACGACGTCACGGTCCCCGCCGACCGGCGCCGGTACACCCTGCCGGAGGGGCACCGGATGGCGCTCACCGACACCGGCGGGCCGTGGGCGGTCGCCCCGCTCAGCGTGCTGCCGGTCGGCGGCATCGCCCCCGCGCTGCCCCGGCTGGCCGAGGCGATGCGGGCCGGCACCGGGGTGCCTCCGGACGCGTACGGCGAGGCGCTGCGGGCGGCGCAGGCCGGGATGAACCGGTCGGTCTTCACCGACCTGCTGCCCGGCTGGCTGCGGGGTGCCCTGCCCGACGTCCACCAGGCGCTGCGCCGCCCCGGCGCGGCGATCGCTGACGTGGGCTGCGGCACCGGCACCTCCACGCTGGTGCTGGCCCGCACCTACCCGCTGGCCCGGGTGCACGGCTTCGACCGGGACGCCGACGCGCTGGCGGCCGCCCGGGCCGCGGTACCGGCGGCCGCCGCCGATCGGGTCCGGTTCACCGCCGTCGACCTCGCCGCCTCCGCCGTCGACCCCGCCGAGCACGCCGATCCCGCCGGGGCCGCAGGGTTCGACCTGGTCTGCGTCCTCGACGCGCTGCACGACATGGCGCGCCCGGTGGAGGTGCTCGCCGCCTGCCGGGCCATGCTGAAACCGACCGGCGCCGTGCTGCTGATGGAACCCCGGGCGGCCGAGCGGTTCACCGCGCCCGCCGACGAGACGGAACGCTTCATCTACACCGTCAGCCTGCTGCACTGCCTGCCGCAGAGCCTGGTGGACGAGGGTTCGGTGGGCACCGGCGCGGTGCTGCGCCCCGAGACGGTCCGCCGGCACGCCACCGCGGCCGGCTTCGCCCGCGCCACTGTGCTCGACGTCGCACACCGGTTCCACCGGCTCTACCGACTCGACCTCCACTGA
- a CDS encoding methyltransferase has translation MSTRQPAQSSSIGSIRSQQNSQFGLENVANLVTPYAVRVAATLRLADHITDGATDVPTLAQRCGANPKALRRLLVHLASYDVFTERADGGYDVGPVGQQLRSDHPMSMRVLLDLDSFSGKADLSLSGLLESVRTGEPVYPAQHGKPYWEDLVSSPAMGDSFETALDTIVNFSSRSLLRGYDWSTVKRIVDVGGGSGAPLIRLLKKYEHLQATLVDFPQMIERARRNFEAAGVADRASVTPGSYFDPLPPGADAYLLSEVVDQESEENAVRILRRCAEAAGDTGKVMLLQTPVTKSNRAVMTALDLRMLTSVGGQELSVEQYRELFAKAGLKLDTTYPASNITTFSVMLFVCSAA, from the coding sequence GTGAGTACCCGGCAGCCAGCCCAGAGCAGTTCGATCGGGAGCATCCGCAGCCAGCAGAACTCGCAGTTCGGGCTGGAGAACGTGGCGAACCTCGTCACCCCGTACGCGGTGCGGGTCGCCGCGACGTTGCGCCTGGCCGACCACATCACCGACGGTGCGACCGACGTGCCGACGCTGGCGCAGCGTTGCGGCGCGAATCCGAAGGCGCTGCGCCGCCTGCTCGTGCACCTGGCGAGCTACGACGTGTTCACCGAGCGGGCCGACGGCGGCTACGACGTCGGGCCGGTGGGTCAGCAGCTGCGCAGCGACCACCCGATGAGCATGCGGGTGCTGCTCGACCTGGACTCCTTCAGCGGCAAGGCCGATCTGTCCCTGTCCGGCCTGCTGGAGTCGGTCCGCACCGGGGAGCCGGTCTACCCGGCGCAGCACGGCAAGCCGTACTGGGAGGACCTGGTCTCCTCGCCGGCGATGGGGGACAGCTTCGAGACCGCGCTGGACACCATCGTCAACTTCTCCTCCCGGTCCCTGCTGCGCGGCTACGACTGGTCGACGGTGAAGCGGATCGTGGATGTCGGCGGCGGCAGCGGCGCCCCGCTGATCCGGCTGCTGAAGAAGTACGAGCACCTCCAGGCGACGCTGGTCGACTTCCCGCAGATGATCGAGCGGGCCCGGCGCAACTTCGAGGCGGCCGGGGTGGCCGACCGCGCCTCGGTGACCCCGGGCAGCTACTTCGACCCGCTGCCGCCGGGCGCCGACGCGTACCTGCTCTCCGAGGTCGTCGACCAGGAGTCCGAGGAGAACGCGGTGCGGATCCTTCGCCGCTGCGCCGAGGCCGCCGGCGACACCGGCAAGGTGATGCTGCTCCAGACGCCGGTGACGAAGTCCAACCGGGCCGTGATGACCGCCCTCGACCTGCGGATGCTCACCAGCGTCGGCGGGCAGGAGCTCAGCGTGGAGCAGTACCGCGAGCTGTTCGCCAAGGCCGGGCTGAAGCTCGACACCACCTACCCGGCCAGCAACATCACCACCTTCTCGGTGATGCTCTTCGTCTGCTCCGCCGCCTGA
- a CDS encoding amidase — protein sequence MVALATATGARLVAALAAGEVGSAELLEACLARVAAYNDGLNAVVATDLDRARAEARAADDARARGRPLGPLHGLPMTVKDVFETAGLRTTAGAAELGEHVPARDADAVARLRAAGAIVYGKTNVPRYAGDFQTWNERYGLTVNPWRPDRTAGGSSGGSAVAVAAGMSPIELGSDIAGSIRAPAHYCGVFGHLPSWGAVPGRGHLPPPPGALATPELGTAGPLGRGADDLELALDALVGADLAGVPGGRLPANRLPELRGCRVGLWLDSPLARTDRELLGILRRLADRLADAGAVLVERLRPPRPFYEMHEVYVRLLIGVLSAHFTPDEYGQLLAVGADDPLAQALTQSYRDWAATQERRARIEAAWPAVFDRVDVVLTPVTPLPAFPHDLDRPAPERMLEIDGRSVPYFVHMVWTNLASLARLPATVVPVGHTAAGLPVGAQIIGARWDDRSTIGFARLVERLTGGFVAPPLPAGSAAPPPARGPHPERAGTSLDLGREALRRG from the coding sequence ATGGTCGCTCTGGCGACCGCCACCGGCGCCCGGCTGGTCGCGGCGCTCGCCGCCGGGGAGGTCGGCAGCGCCGAGCTGCTGGAGGCGTGCCTGGCGCGGGTGGCGGCGTACAACGACGGGTTGAACGCGGTGGTCGCGACGGACCTGGACCGGGCCCGCGCCGAGGCCCGGGCCGCGGACGACGCCCGCGCCCGGGGCCGGCCGCTCGGCCCGCTGCACGGGCTGCCGATGACGGTCAAGGACGTCTTCGAGACCGCCGGCCTGCGCACCACGGCGGGCGCGGCGGAGCTGGGCGAGCACGTGCCAGCGCGGGACGCCGACGCGGTGGCCCGGCTGCGGGCCGCCGGCGCGATCGTCTACGGCAAGACCAACGTGCCGCGCTACGCCGGCGACTTCCAGACCTGGAACGAGCGGTACGGCCTGACCGTGAACCCGTGGCGGCCGGACCGCACCGCCGGCGGCTCGTCCGGCGGCTCGGCGGTGGCGGTGGCCGCCGGGATGAGCCCGATCGAGCTGGGCAGCGACATCGCCGGCTCGATCCGGGCGCCGGCGCACTACTGCGGGGTCTTCGGTCACCTGCCGAGCTGGGGCGCGGTGCCCGGCCGGGGGCACCTGCCGCCGCCACCCGGCGCGCTGGCCACCCCCGAGCTGGGCACCGCCGGCCCGCTCGGCCGCGGCGCCGACGACCTGGAGCTCGCCCTGGACGCGCTGGTCGGCGCCGACCTGGCCGGCGTGCCCGGCGGCCGGCTGCCGGCCAACCGACTGCCCGAGCTGCGCGGGTGCCGGGTGGGGCTCTGGCTGGACAGCCCGCTGGCCCGCACCGACCGGGAGCTGCTGGGCATCCTGCGCCGGCTGGCCGACCGGCTCGCCGACGCCGGCGCCGTGCTGGTCGAGCGGCTGCGCCCGCCGCGGCCGTTCTACGAGATGCACGAGGTGTACGTACGGCTGCTCATCGGCGTGCTGTCGGCGCACTTCACCCCGGACGAGTACGGGCAGTTGCTCGCCGTCGGCGCGGACGACCCGCTGGCCCAGGCGCTCACCCAGTCCTACCGGGACTGGGCCGCCACCCAGGAGCGGCGGGCCCGGATCGAGGCGGCCTGGCCGGCGGTGTTCGACCGGGTCGACGTGGTGCTCACCCCGGTGACCCCGTTGCCGGCGTTCCCGCACGACCTGGACCGCCCCGCCCCGGAGCGGATGCTGGAGATCGACGGTCGGTCGGTGCCGTACTTCGTGCACATGGTCTGGACCAACCTGGCCAGCCTGGCCCGGCTGCCGGCCACCGTGGTGCCGGTCGGGCACACCGCCGCCGGCCTGCCGGTCGGGGCGCAGATCATCGGGGCGCGTTGGGACGACCGTTCCACCATCGGCTTCGCCCGCCTGGTGGAACGGCTCACCGGTGGCTTCGTCGCCCCGCCGTTGCCCGCCGGTTCCGCCGCTCCGCCACCGGCGCGGGGGCCGCACCCGGAGCGGGCCGGGACGTCACTCGACCTCGGCCGCGAGGCGCTTCGGCGCGGTTAG
- a CDS encoding MmcQ/YjbR family DNA-binding protein, giving the protein MTGDRLRERVRGIATALPEVTADGEGPHVGYRVRKKTFLWFLDDHHGDGRVVLHVKAAPGAQQALVGADPVRFHVPSYLGARGWVGVDLEAPGLDWAEVSELVREAYRLTAPKRLAAEVE; this is encoded by the coding sequence GTGACCGGCGACCGGCTGCGCGAACGGGTGCGCGGGATCGCCACCGCCCTGCCCGAGGTGACAGCCGACGGCGAGGGCCCGCACGTCGGCTACCGGGTGCGGAAGAAGACCTTCCTGTGGTTCCTCGACGACCACCACGGCGACGGCCGGGTGGTGCTGCACGTCAAGGCGGCGCCGGGCGCGCAGCAGGCACTGGTCGGCGCCGACCCGGTCCGGTTCCACGTGCCGAGCTACCTGGGCGCGCGGGGCTGGGTGGGGGTCGACCTGGAGGCGCCCGGGCTGGACTGGGCCGAGGTCAGCGAGCTGGTCCGCGAGGCGTACCGGCTAACCGCGCCGAAGCGCCTCGCGGCCGAGGTCGAGTGA
- a CDS encoding condensation domain-containing protein, producing MTVTDEAPASIGQRLVWFLEHYRSESSSVSCPALFRIRGDLDTGRVRAAAELLTARHGSLRTTLVRRGRELVQRVHDRLPAPVRTVALPAGAEAELTRQLRAELTAPIPVDTTPVRFTLWRLGDRDAVWCVNMHHLISDAWSCGVVVDDVVRLLGAAPGTDPALRPVDWQYLDFCRWERAAADGGELRRQQEWWQARLAGIRLPVLPGRADVVDLARPEPALAVAELPGPVGDGLRELARAERTTLFSVFLALYYLLLHSRTGQGDLTVASFFANRTRRELQHTVGFLATMLALRTTVAPAGSFRDLLAETRRTVLDAVVHQAVPAQMLSLPSLVHSPGRLNDVVFQMLPDRSPEAWEAATLPSGLEVGTFRPPQALSRFGLNLTVIPRGDRIEARLSYARNQFAPEWVERFLADFAATARAVLADPGRSLPALLGQLRPAERAAS from the coding sequence ATGACGGTGACCGACGAGGCGCCCGCGTCGATCGGGCAGCGGCTGGTCTGGTTCCTCGAGCACTACCGCTCCGAATCCTCGTCGGTGAGCTGCCCGGCCCTGTTCCGGATCCGGGGCGACCTGGACACCGGACGGGTCCGGGCGGCGGCGGAGCTGCTCACCGCCCGGCACGGGTCGCTGCGCACCACCCTCGTGCGGCGGGGCCGGGAGCTGGTGCAGCGGGTGCACGACCGGCTGCCCGCCCCGGTACGCACCGTGGCGCTGCCGGCCGGCGCGGAGGCCGAGCTGACCCGGCAACTGCGCGCCGAGCTGACCGCGCCGATCCCGGTCGACACCACGCCGGTCCGGTTCACGCTGTGGCGCCTCGGCGACCGCGACGCCGTCTGGTGCGTGAACATGCACCACCTGATCTCCGACGCGTGGTCCTGCGGAGTGGTGGTGGACGACGTGGTGCGGCTGCTCGGCGCGGCGCCCGGGACGGACCCCGCGCTGCGTCCGGTCGACTGGCAGTACCTCGACTTCTGCCGCTGGGAGCGGGCCGCGGCCGACGGCGGTGAGCTGCGCCGCCAGCAGGAGTGGTGGCAGGCGCGGCTGGCTGGGATTCGGCTGCCGGTGCTGCCCGGCCGCGCCGACGTCGTCGACCTGGCCCGGCCGGAGCCGGCGCTGGCCGTCGCCGAACTGCCCGGCCCCGTCGGCGACGGGTTGCGCGAGCTGGCCCGGGCCGAGCGCACCACGCTCTTCTCGGTCTTCCTGGCCCTGTACTACCTGCTGCTGCACTCGCGGACCGGGCAGGGCGACCTCACCGTCGCTTCGTTCTTCGCCAACCGCACCCGCCGGGAGTTGCAGCACACCGTCGGCTTCCTGGCCACCATGCTGGCCCTGCGCACCACCGTCGCGCCCGCCGGGTCGTTCCGCGACCTGCTCGCCGAGACCCGCCGCACGGTGCTGGACGCGGTGGTCCACCAGGCGGTGCCGGCGCAGATGCTCTCACTGCCCTCGCTGGTGCACTCGCCCGGCCGGCTCAACGACGTGGTGTTCCAGATGCTGCCCGACCGCAGCCCCGAGGCGTGGGAGGCGGCCACCCTCCCCTCCGGGCTGGAGGTCGGCACCTTCCGGCCGCCCCAGGCGCTGAGCCGGTTCGGGCTGAACCTCACCGTCATCCCGCGCGGCGACCGGATCGAGGCCCGGCTCTCGTACGCCCGTAACCAGTTCGCGCCGGAGTGGGTCGAGCGCTTCCTGGCCGACTTCGCGGCCACCGCCCGGGCGGTGCTGGCCGACCCGGGGCGGTCGCTGCCGGCGCTGCTGGGCCAGCTCCGCCCCGCGGAACGGGCCGCGTCGTGA
- a CDS encoding MFS transporter has product MTTDESTSTVSAPPTPPLRARGAWLVLLIACGASFTELLDASIVNVALFTIRNDLGLSDLGLQWVVNAYLLAFGGLLLLGGRAADMFGIRRMLVVGLVVFIVASLLGGLAMNGAWLVAARAGQGVGAAIIAPTTLAILTTYFTDPKQRAGAIGAWITAGVVGAALGSLIGGLLTDLLDWRWVLWINVPVGLLLLAGTLVGLRETRRPAQRPGFDLAGAAAVTAGLLLVVLGAASTSSYGWGSPRTLVPLLAGVALLVAFVAIERRVRTPIVPLDIFRLRTVSSGNAVAFLANAASLPMYYLLGLFLQDVYGFSPLQAGLAFLPLSFSIVMGSFAGSMLLPKVGPRPPMLAGAAIAAAGQVWLSLAPDGGSYPVHVLVPTILMGIGIGAIFVPATSTATAGVAEERSGLASGLVNTANQFGGALGVAVLATFAASFATAAAGYTNAMLLAAGVVLLAGVAAFSAPRALPEGAGTP; this is encoded by the coding sequence GTGACGACTGACGAATCGACCAGCACGGTTTCCGCCCCGCCCACCCCGCCGCTGCGGGCCCGTGGCGCCTGGCTCGTGCTCCTCATCGCCTGTGGCGCCTCCTTCACGGAACTGCTCGACGCCTCGATCGTCAACGTCGCGCTGTTCACCATCCGCAACGACCTCGGCCTCAGCGACCTCGGCCTGCAGTGGGTGGTCAACGCCTACCTGCTCGCGTTCGGCGGCCTGCTGCTGCTCGGCGGCCGAGCCGCCGACATGTTCGGCATCCGCCGGATGCTGGTCGTCGGGCTGGTGGTGTTCATCGTGGCGTCGCTGCTCGGCGGGCTGGCGATGAACGGCGCCTGGCTGGTGGCGGCCCGCGCCGGGCAGGGCGTCGGCGCGGCCATCATCGCGCCCACCACGCTGGCCATCCTCACCACCTACTTCACCGACCCGAAGCAGCGGGCCGGCGCGATCGGCGCCTGGATCACCGCGGGGGTGGTCGGCGCGGCGCTCGGCTCGCTGATCGGCGGGCTGCTCACCGACCTGCTCGACTGGCGCTGGGTGCTCTGGATCAACGTGCCGGTCGGACTGCTCCTGCTCGCCGGCACGCTGGTCGGCCTGCGGGAGACCCGCCGGCCGGCGCAGCGACCCGGGTTCGACCTGGCCGGCGCGGCGGCGGTCACCGCCGGTCTGCTGCTCGTCGTGCTCGGCGCCGCGTCCACCAGCAGCTACGGCTGGGGCTCGCCGCGTACCCTGGTGCCGCTGCTGGCCGGCGTCGCGCTGCTGGTCGCCTTCGTCGCGATCGAGCGGCGGGTACGCACCCCGATCGTGCCGTTGGACATCTTCCGGCTGCGCACCGTGTCCTCCGGCAACGCGGTGGCGTTCCTGGCCAACGCCGCCAGCCTGCCGATGTACTACCTGCTCGGGCTCTTCCTCCAGGACGTCTACGGGTTCAGCCCGTTGCAGGCCGGGCTCGCCTTTCTGCCGCTGTCGTTCAGCATCGTGATGGGCTCGTTCGCCGGCAGCATGCTGCTGCCCAAGGTTGGCCCCCGGCCGCCGATGCTGGCCGGCGCCGCGATCGCCGCGGCCGGGCAGGTCTGGTTGTCGCTCGCCCCCGACGGCGGCAGCTACCCGGTCCACGTCCTGGTGCCGACGATCCTGATGGGCATCGGCATCGGCGCCATCTTCGTGCCGGCCACCAGCACGGCGACCGCCGGCGTCGCCGAGGAGCGCTCGGGCCTGGCCTCCGGCCTGGTCAACACCGCCAACCAGTTCGGCGGCGCGCTGGGCGTGGCGGTGCTGGCCACCTTCGCCGCCTCGTTCGCCACCGCCGCGGCGGGCTACACCAACGCCATGCTGCTCGCCGCCGGGGTCGTGCTGCTCGCCGGGGTGGCGGCGTTCTCCGCGCCCCGGGCCCTCCCCGAGGGCGCGGGCACGCCATGA
- a CDS encoding PaaI family thioesterase → MTLRRLREAPGSRCFVCAPGNPRGLAVPLWYDDADGHVEATVRFDELHCGAPTYVHSGLAMAVLAEAMAWAVVTTTGRIAITLASSTDFHRPLRVDVPYLARAEIGQVAGTDVRATAVFRADAEVLATATGTFRVISEKTAARLRARVSRPEGTSSNLP, encoded by the coding sequence ATGACGCTGCGACGGCTGCGGGAGGCGCCGGGATCCCGGTGTTTCGTCTGCGCGCCCGGCAACCCGCGCGGCCTGGCGGTCCCGCTCTGGTACGACGACGCCGACGGCCACGTCGAGGCCACCGTGCGCTTCGACGAGCTGCACTGCGGCGCCCCGACGTACGTCCACTCCGGACTGGCGATGGCCGTGCTGGCCGAGGCGATGGCCTGGGCGGTGGTCACCACCACCGGCCGGATCGCGATCACGCTGGCCAGCTCCACCGACTTCCACCGGCCGCTGCGGGTCGACGTGCCGTACCTGGCCCGGGCCGAGATCGGCCAGGTCGCCGGGACGGACGTGCGCGCGACGGCGGTGTTCCGGGCCGACGCCGAGGTGCTCGCCACCGCCACCGGCACCTTCCGGGTGATCTCGGAGAAGACCGCGGCGCGGCTGCGCGCGCGGGTCAGCCGTCCGGAGGGGACGTCGAGTAACCTACCGTGA
- a CDS encoding (2,3-dihydroxybenzoyl)adenylate synthase, with protein sequence MDALDGFVPWPAEFARRYRAEGYWRGETLGAIGRTVPDPDRTALVHGDRRWSYAELDRRADRTAAGLAALGIRRGDRVLVQLPNVAELVQLSLALFRLGALPVYALAPHRMAELGHLAELTGARAYVAPDRFAGFDYRPLAAELRAANPALAHVLIVGEPGEFQALSEVDAEPLALPGPAPDDIAFFLLSGGTTGLPKLIPRTHDDYAFQLRACAEALGVDERSVYLAALPAAHNAALGCPGVLGTLAVGGTVVLSPTPSPDDAFGLITAEGVTFTTLMPPLLPVWVDLAPLLEVDLRPVLLQVGGANLQPEVAYRVMAAGCRLTHWFGMAEGVLSYTRLTDPPDVVAHTQGRPLAAADEYRVVDADGVALPPGEVGELLVRGPCTLRGYYRAPAYNAEAFTPDGFLRTGDLVRITGDGNLAVRGRIKDVINRGGEKIGATELEDHVGAHPAVRACAAVAVPDATLGEKICVYLVPRGEPVGLDELRAFLTGRGLAGYKLPDRLEVVDELPRTSVGKVDKRLLRELGAGARG encoded by the coding sequence GTGGACGCACTGGACGGTTTCGTGCCCTGGCCCGCGGAGTTCGCCCGGCGCTACCGGGCCGAGGGCTACTGGCGGGGCGAGACACTCGGCGCCATCGGGCGGACCGTGCCCGACCCGGACCGCACCGCGTTGGTGCACGGCGACCGGCGGTGGAGCTACGCGGAGCTGGACCGGCGGGCCGACCGCACCGCCGCCGGCCTGGCGGCGCTCGGCATCCGCCGCGGCGACCGGGTGCTGGTGCAGCTGCCCAACGTCGCCGAGCTGGTGCAACTCTCCCTTGCTCTGTTCCGGCTCGGCGCGCTGCCGGTGTACGCGCTGGCGCCGCACCGGATGGCCGAGCTCGGCCACCTGGCCGAGCTGACCGGCGCCCGCGCCTACGTGGCACCGGACCGGTTCGCCGGCTTCGACTACCGACCGCTGGCCGCCGAACTGCGCGCCGCCAACCCGGCCCTGGCGCACGTGCTGATCGTCGGCGAGCCCGGCGAGTTCCAGGCACTGTCCGAGGTGGACGCCGAGCCGCTGGCGCTGCCCGGGCCGGCGCCCGACGACATCGCCTTCTTCCTGCTCTCCGGGGGCACCACCGGACTGCCCAAGCTGATCCCCCGCACCCACGACGACTACGCCTTCCAGCTGCGGGCCTGCGCCGAGGCGCTGGGCGTGGACGAGCGCTCGGTCTACCTGGCGGCGCTGCCGGCGGCGCACAACGCGGCGCTCGGCTGCCCCGGGGTGCTCGGCACCCTGGCCGTCGGCGGCACCGTGGTGCTCAGCCCGACGCCGAGCCCGGACGACGCGTTCGGGCTGATCACCGCCGAGGGCGTCACCTTCACCACGCTGATGCCGCCGCTGCTGCCGGTCTGGGTGGACCTGGCCCCGCTGCTCGAGGTGGACCTGCGGCCGGTGCTGCTGCAGGTCGGCGGCGCCAACCTGCAACCCGAGGTGGCGTACCGGGTGATGGCGGCGGGTTGCCGGCTCACCCACTGGTTCGGGATGGCCGAGGGGGTGCTCAGCTACACCCGGCTCACCGACCCGCCGGACGTGGTGGCGCACACCCAGGGCCGGCCGCTGGCCGCCGCGGACGAGTACCGGGTGGTCGACGCCGACGGCGTGGCCCTGCCGCCCGGGGAGGTCGGCGAGCTGCTCGTCCGGGGCCCGTGCACGCTGCGCGGCTACTACCGGGCGCCGGCGTACAACGCCGAGGCGTTCACGCCCGACGGCTTCCTGCGCACCGGCGACCTGGTCCGGATCACCGGAGACGGGAACCTCGCCGTCCGCGGCCGGATCAAGGACGTGATCAACCGCGGCGGCGAGAAGATCGGCGCCACCGAACTGGAGGACCACGTCGGCGCCCACCCGGCGGTGCGCGCGTGCGCGGCGGTGGCCGTGCCGGACGCCACCCTCGGCGAGAAGATCTGCGTCTACCTGGTGCCGCGCGGCGAACCGGTCGGGCTGGACGAGCTGCGCGCCTTCCTCACCGGGCGCGGGCTGGCCGGCTACAAGCTGCCGGACCGGCTGGAGGTGGTGGACGAACTGCCGCGCACCAGCGTCGGGAAGGTCGACAAACGGCTGCTGCGCGAGCTCGGGGCCGGGGCCCGGGGATGA
- a CDS encoding acyl-CoA dehydrogenase family protein, with amino-acid sequence MTRPLSARTPAGARMVELAEEHAADFATRAARYDAENTFVRENFAAMRASGFLAATAPAEAGGLGVDSLHDLTVAVSRLARGCPATAIAANMHLGFTFDISRTLRRSADDAPFTAQLRILVKLLGRGRLVMSHAGTEPGGAFSFPTTEARPAEGGYLISGHKTFATNSAVADAFTVFVRVPDGAGWYRMGSAVIRRGTPGLTVLDNWDAVGMRGSGSNDVVLTDCFVPADMVQLGGRVGEPTTAMWPGLVAVNFPLVGAYLGIAEAAHELTVTAARTRKRKPYDHLLAERPAVQVQLAEMEVALATARATLGRTCEAMDEFLTLPEDELTMDAVHRAVMDYQCTKLIVNRAATEVVDQAMTVVGGGSYLTGHPLGRLYRDVRAGGFMQPYSPIEAREFIGRVSLGLDPFAELRTLVPPAPAPDAAPAAAGTTAESR; translated from the coding sequence ATGACCCGACCGCTGTCGGCGAGGACCCCGGCCGGTGCCCGGATGGTTGAACTGGCCGAGGAGCACGCGGCGGACTTCGCCACCCGGGCCGCACGCTATGACGCGGAGAACACCTTCGTCCGGGAGAACTTCGCCGCGATGCGGGCCAGCGGTTTCCTCGCCGCCACCGCGCCGGCCGAGGCCGGCGGGCTCGGCGTCGACTCGCTGCACGACCTGACGGTGGCGGTGTCCCGGCTGGCCCGCGGCTGCCCGGCCACCGCCATCGCCGCGAACATGCACCTCGGCTTCACCTTCGACATCAGCCGCACCCTGCGCCGGTCCGCGGACGACGCGCCGTTCACCGCCCAGCTGCGCATCCTGGTCAAGCTGCTGGGCCGGGGCCGGCTGGTGATGTCGCACGCCGGTACCGAGCCGGGTGGCGCGTTCTCCTTCCCGACCACCGAGGCCCGGCCGGCCGAGGGCGGTTACCTGATCAGCGGCCACAAGACCTTCGCCACCAACTCGGCGGTCGCCGACGCGTTCACGGTCTTCGTCCGGGTGCCCGACGGCGCCGGCTGGTACCGGATGGGCAGCGCGGTGATCCGGCGCGGCACGCCTGGCCTGACCGTGCTGGACAACTGGGACGCGGTCGGGATGCGCGGCTCGGGCAGCAACGACGTGGTGCTCACCGACTGCTTCGTGCCGGCCGACATGGTGCAGTTGGGCGGTCGGGTGGGTGAGCCGACCACGGCGATGTGGCCGGGGCTGGTCGCGGTGAACTTCCCGCTGGTCGGGGCGTACCTGGGCATCGCCGAGGCGGCGCACGAGCTGACCGTGACGGCCGCCCGGACCCGCAAGCGCAAGCCGTACGACCACCTGCTGGCCGAGCGCCCGGCGGTGCAGGTGCAGCTCGCCGAGATGGAGGTGGCGCTGGCCACCGCCCGGGCCACCCTGGGCCGCACCTGCGAGGCGATGGACGAGTTCCTGACGCTGCCCGAGGACGAGCTGACGATGGACGCGGTGCACCGGGCGGTGATGGATTACCAGTGCACCAAGCTCATCGTCAACCGGGCCGCCACGGAGGTGGTCGACCAGGCGATGACGGTGGTCGGCGGCGGGTCGTACCTCACCGGGCACCCGCTCGGCCGGCTCTACCGGGACGTGCGGGCCGGCGGGTTCATGCAGCCCTACTCGCCGATCGAGGCCCGGGAGTTCATCGGCCGGGTGTCGCTGGGTCTGGATCCGTTCGCCGAGCTGCGGACGCTGGTGCCGCCGGCGCCGGCGCCGGACGCCGCCCCGGCCGCTGCAGGAACCACAGCGGAATCCCGATGA